The proteins below come from a single Miscanthus floridulus cultivar M001 chromosome 1, ASM1932011v1, whole genome shotgun sequence genomic window:
- the LOC136549094 gene encoding uncharacterized protein, with protein sequence MIMWSSVLEVLENISEDGTDVEKKTTASGLIQRMKSFEFVFILHLMIRVLGMTQDLSQCLQKKNQNIVRAIGLIGSVMRNMNEMRKNGWDALFEEVKEFCLLNNIEIPNMEDIIPVRGRSRCRGAKLVSYCHHFHHGIFNVVIDQVYYELNNRFPERSTQLLRCVACLDPRDSFANFEVQKLVELAKIYKDDSCDYDCIKLAGDLRIFIDEVRNDDDFNTCTDHGNLTEKMVQSERDTAFSLVYRLIELALILPVATATVERAFSAMNIIKTERRNKINDYWLNSSMMCYIERDLFASIEDEKILKRFQGLRNRKMNLPDKGSRCVSFTCISLFQYIMLSCFIKG encoded by the coding sequence ATGATCATGTGGTCTTCTGTACTGGAGGTGTTGGAGAATATTAGTGAAGATGGAACTGATGTGGAAAAGAAAACCACAGCCTCTGGATTGATTCAAAGAATGaagtcatttgaatttgtgtTCATATTACATCTTATGATCAGAGTATTGGGGATGACTCAAGACCTGTCACAATGTTTGCAAAAAAAGAATCAAAACATTGTCCGTGCAATAGGATTAATTGGCTCTGTGatgagaaatatgaatgaaatgaGGAAAAATGGTTGGGATGCTCTTTTTGAAGAGGTAAAGGAGTTTTGCCTCCTCAACAACATAGAAATTCCTAATATGGAGGATATAATACCAGTTAGAGGTCGTTCGAGATGTCGTGGTGCTAAATTAGTGAGTTACTGCCATCATTTTCATCATGGAATTTTCAATGTTGTGATTGATCAAGTTTATTATGAATTAAATAATCGATTTCCAGAAAGATCAACTCAACTTTTGAGATGTGTTGCTTGTCTTGATCCGAGGGATTCTTTTGCCAACTTTGAGGTACAAAAGTTAGTTGAGCTTGCTAAGATTTATAAAGATGACTCCTGTGATTATGACTGCATAAAGCTTGCGGGTGACCTTCGTATATTCATTGATGAAGTCAGAAATGATGATGATTTTAACACTTGTACTGATCATGGTAACCTTACTGAGAAGATGGTTCAGAGTGAAAGAGATACAGCTTTTTCTTTGGTGTATCGTCTCATTGAACTTGCATTGATTTTGCCGGTGGCAACAGCAACAGTTGAAAGAGCCTTCTCTGCTATGAATATTATCAAGACCGAACGAAGAAATAAAATAAATGATTATTGGCTGAATAGTAGCATGATGTGCTATATTGAGCGGGATTTGTTTGCGTCGATTGAAGATGAAAAAATTCTAAAGCGCTTTCAAGGCTTAAGAAACCGTAAGATGAATTTGCCAGACAAGGGCTCAAGGTGCGTGTCGTTTACTTGTATTAGTCTATTTCAATACATAATGTTATCTTGCTTTATAAAGGGTTGa
- the LOC136549077 gene encoding steroid (22S)-hydroxylase-like encodes MGAMMASITSELLFFLPFILLALLALYTTTVAKCDGTHQWRRPKKKRPNLPPGALGWPFFGETFGYLRAHPATSVGRFMEQHVARYGKIYRSSLFGERTVVSVDAGLNRYILQNEGRLFECSYPRSIGGILGKWSMLVLVGDAHREMRAISLNFLSSVRLRAVLLPEVERHTLLVLRSWPPSDGTFSAQHQAKKFTFNLMAKNIMSMDPGEEETERLRLEYITFMKGVVSAPLNFPGTAYWKALKSRASILGVIERKMENRLEKMSKEKSSVEEDDLLGWALKQSNLSKEQILDLLLSLLFAGHETSSMALALAIFFLEGCPKAVQELREEHLEIARRQRLRGASKLSWEDYKEMVFTQCVINETLRLGNVVRFLHRKVIRDVHYNGYDIPRGWKILPVLAAVHLDSSLYEDPNRFNPWRWKSNAPSSFMPYGGGPRLCAGSELAKLEIAIFLHHLVLNFRWELAEPDQAFVYPFVDFPRGLPIRVQRIAGEQGHRSVLTESTM; translated from the exons ATGGGCGCCATGATGGCCTCCATAACCAGCgagctcctcttcttccttcccttCATCCTGCTGGCCCTCCTCGCCCTGTACACCACCACCGTCGCCAAATGCGACGGCACCCACCAGTGGCGCCGGCCGAAGAAGAAGCGGCCGAACCTGCCCCCGGGCGCCCTCGGATGGCCTTTCTTCGGCGAGACCTTCGGCTACCTCCGCGCCCACCCGGCCACCTCCGTGGGCCGCTTCATGGAGCAGCATGTCGCACG GTACGGCAAGATATACCGGTCGAGCCTGTTCGGGGAGCGGACGGTGGTGTCGGTGGACGCGGGGCTCAACCGCTACATCCTGCAGAACGAGGGGCGGCTGTTCGAGTGCAGCTACCCGCGCAGCATCGGCGGCATCCTGGGCAAGTGGTCCATGCTAGTGCTGGTGGGCGACGCGCACCGCGAGATGCGCGCCATCTCGCTCAACTTCCTCAGCTCCGTCCGCCTCCGCGCCGTGCTGCTTCCGGAGGTGGAGCGCCACACCCTGCTGGTGCTCCGCTCATGGCCGCCCTCCGACGGCACCTTCTCCGCGCAGCACCAAGCCAAGAAG TTCACGTTTAACCTGATGGCGAAGAACATAATGAGCATGGACCCCGGCGAGGAGGAGACGGAGCGGCTGCGGCTGGAGTACATCACCTTCATGAAGGGCGTCGTGTCAGCGCCGCTCAACTTCCCGGGCACGGCCTACTGGAAGGCGCTCAAG TCACGCGCGTCCATACTTGGAGTAATAGAGAGGAAGATGGAGAACAGGCTTGAGAAAATGAGCAAGGAGAAGTCAAGTGTGGAGGAAGATGATCTTCTTGGATGGGCTCTGAAACAGTCCAATCTGTCAAAGGAACAGATCCTGGACCTCTTGCTGAGCCTGCTCTTCGCGGGGCACGAGACCTCGTCAATGGCGCTGGCCctcgccatcttcttccttgaagGATGCCCTAAGGCTGTTCAAGAACTCAGG GAGGAGCATCTGGAGATTGCTAGGAGACAAAGGCTACGAGGGGCGTCCAAATTGAGCTGGGAAGACTACAAGGAAATGGTTTTCACGCAATGT GTTATAAACGAGACATTGCGGCTTGGCAACGTGGTCAGGTTCCTGCACCGGAAGGTCATCCGAGATGTGCACTACAATG GGTACGACATACCACGGGGGTGGAAAATCCTGCCGGTGTTAGCGGCGGTGCATCTGGATTCGTCGTTGTACGAGGACCCCAACCGGTTCAACCCGTGGAGATGGAAG AGCAACGCGCCGAGCAGCTTCATGCCGTACGGCGGCGGGCCGCGTCTGTGCGCCGGGTCGGAGCTGGCCAAGCTGGAGATCGCCATCTTCCTGCACCACCTGGTGCTCAACTTCCGGTGGGAGCTGGCGGAGCCGGACCAGGCCTTCGTCTACCCCTTCGTCGACTTCCCCAGGGGCCTCCCGATCAGGGTCCAGCGGATCGCCGGCGAGCAAGGGCATCGCAGCGTTTTGACCGAGAGCACAATGTAG